In the genome of Plectropomus leopardus isolate mb unplaced genomic scaffold, YSFRI_Pleo_2.0 unplaced_scaffold12884, whole genome shotgun sequence, one region contains:
- the LOC121963855 gene encoding ATP-binding cassette sub-family C member 10-like, protein FEEEIARRLEQNQRCLFLSNAASQWLNIRLQLIGVAVVTGLGVIAVVQHQYNSVDPGLVGLSLSYALSITILLNGLILNFTQTEMQLVSVERTEEYSTGLPSEPQQQSTQ, encoded by the exons GTTTGAGGAGGAGATCGCCAGGCGTCTGGAGCAAAACCAGCGCTGCCTGTTCCTGAGCAACGCCGCCAGTCAGTGGCTGAACATCCGCCTGCAGCTGATTGGCGTTGCCGTGGTGACCGGCCTCGGCGTGATCGCTGTCGTCCAGCACCAGTATAACTCTGTCGATCCAG GTCTGGTGGGTCTGTCTCTGTCCTACGCCCTGTCCATCACCATCCTGCTGAATGGCCTCATTTTAAACTTCACCCAGACGGAGATGCAGCTGGTGAGCGTGGAGAGAACCGAGGAGTACTCCACCGGCCTTCCCAGCGAGCCGCAGCAGCAGAGCACACAG